Genomic window (Verrucomicrobiia bacterium):
GCGTTGTTGTCAATGATCACCCGGTCCAGTGAACCGCGGAAGAAAGCGGTGTCACTTTCTTTGCCAATGGTCAGTGGACTCGCCGGGTTAGCCGTTGCGGAGCCTCCGTCTTTGGTGCGAGCCACGGTTTGTCGCAGGATTCCATCAAGGTAGAAGTGAAGCTGTGCATTGCCATAATCCATGACGGCGGCAACGTGATGCCAGCGATTGTCATTGGGAACGATGACCGAGGAGGCAAAATCCGCATTGCCATATAACGTGGTGTGCAAGCCTCGATCCACATTGATGGAAAGTGACACCTGCGGGGTCGGGTTGGCGGTGCGGTAGATGACTCGTCGCGCGTCAATTCCCGTGGTGGGAAGTTTGACCCACGCCTGCAACGTGTAACTGTTGCCGTTCACGCTCAGATCCAGGGGCGCCGCTCCGGGGAAGGTGATGTATTGACGAATAGAAAAAGTCTGGTTCAAGAAATCCAGCGAAAAATCACCGGCTTGTCCGGTTGGCGAATCACTGGACCACGCGGGCCCGGTTTGGGCGGCCAGGAAGGCGGGCGCTGGCTCGGCCGGAAGCTCGGGAGCTATCGCGTTCTTGCAGGGGAAATTGGCTTCGTCAAAGTTGTAACTGATCAAAGTCGAAGGCAGAGGCGCTTTTACTGTGGCGGCGACGTTATCAAGATCGGATGCCGTCAACAGCGCGTGGTGAATGCGAATTCGGTCGAAGGCCGCCACGGTGCCATTGCCCGTACCTTCCGATCCCAGCCCCAAGTACTGATTTAACGGGGCACGGGCGCTGACGCTATTGGTGTATTCGACAAAGGTTTCGTCACCATTGACATAGAAATGCACGCCAACCCCTGGCTCCCAGGCGGCCGCCGCATGCACCCACTGATCGGTGGGCAACATTCCCGTTACCGTATTGGTGATGTCCGCGATGCCGAACAGCGTGAATACCTGCCAACCGCCTTTCAGGCCCATCTTGTAAGAACTGCCGTAGGCGACCATTCCTTGTGCTGCCAGAGCGGCCGTGCTGCCATCAATATAAATCCAGGTTTCCATAGTGATCGGTCCCTCACGGATATCGAGCACTGGCGTGGCGGAAGCATCCGCAATCAAGAATGCTGTTCCGGAATTGGTGAGGCAGCGGTCTCCTGGCAGTCCGGAAGGGGATGCGTCCATCAGTTGCGCGTAATCCACATTGGGATCAAAGGCCTGACCGAGGTTGCCGAGCAAACCGGTGTTGGGGTCGGTGGTGGTGTAGCCCGCGCCTTCACTGAAGTCGAAGCGAGCGAGTTGATCCGCGTAGGCGGCGGGTAGTAGCGCCAAGCCGACAGCCACCAGGGCGGCGGCGGAGACGCGGTTTAGGGAACGGTATCTTTTCTTCATAAGTATGATTTGATGTTCTGGGATTAAGCAGTGAGACGGATCAAAGTTTTTGCGAAGTACGCTCCAGCAACCAACGCAAGTCGGCGCTGTTCGGCGCCGGCACCCGACCGGTGGGGTTGGGCGTCAAAAACGGGCCGTCGTGCCACCGCTTTATTTCTGAGTGGCCGTCGGCGAAGGAAAAGCTGCACGACCGGCCATGTTGGATGCCGGGGTGATCAATCAGCGACATGGCGCGAGGGTTGTCATAATTCCCCAAATCCACGACAAAAAATGCGTCATTGATCAACGTGGGACGTTCGTCCAGCAAAACCCAGGTCATGGCTGGATTGATGATGGCGCTGTATTTGCGAAAGAGGCGAAATCGTTTGGCATCGGTCCACATGCCGTAATAATCCGGAGCGGTTTCGCCATTGCCGCCCACCATGTAATTCATGGACATGCTGCGGACGTGTTTGGTGCGGTCTTCCGGGCATTTCCACAGTTTGTGGCTATTGGCGCCGTATTTGGCCAGCGGACTGATGTCGAAATAAATCGTATTCGTCGGGTCCGACACCATGTTTCCCTGCACCCAGGTGTACGGCGTCAGGGCATTTTGCACCGCGCCTCCGTACGCGAACAACAAGTTGTCATTGGCATCTTCGGTGTACATGCGCCAAGCCAGGGTCAATTGGCGGTGATTGTTGAGGCACGAGATGCCGTGCGCTTTCTGTTTGGCCCGACTCAAGGCCGGCAGCAGCATCGCGGCGAGAATGGCGATGATGGCAATGACCACCAGTAGTTCAATCAACGTGAAGCCACGGCGTTCGCGTGGAACGGGGTGTGACCGGTTTATAATGGTTTGATGAGGCGTTGACATTTGATGTGTTTAACTTTTTCGGAAACCGGGGTTCCGTCGGTTATACGATACGTATAATGGAAAACCGCTGAGAAAACAAGCCTCGGAGCGGTTTATTCGCAACGCAAGCATCCGTGAAGCCGGTTCTGGCCGGATAACGCCACGGCCTGCGCCGCACGAGGAAGTTATTGGCCTTTTAATTTTCGCTCCAGGATTTCGCCCACCAGGATTGGGTTGGCTTTGCCTCTGCTCAATTTCATTACCTGCCCCTTGAGTGAATTGAGTGCCGCAGTTTTTCCAGATTGGTAATCCGCCACGATTTTCGCGTTGGCCGCGATGGCTTCCTCACAAAATTTCTCGATTGTCACCGTGTCGCTGACCTGGGCCAGACCCTTCTCCTTGACGACCGCATCCGGCGCTTTGCCAGTGGCGAACATTTCCGCAAAGACCTGCTGCGCGGCGGAACTGCTGATGGTTTTGGCTTCAACGAGGTGGATCAGTTCCAGCAAGGCTTCCGGTTGAAATTTCAAATCCGCCAGGCCGGATAATTTCATGTCCTCAATTTCCAAACCGAGGGCTGCCTGCTCGGCCTTTTCGGCGTTGTTCAACTCGGAGAGTTGCGCCAAAAGATTATTGATGAGCCAGTTGGCTGCGGACTTGGGGTTTTTTGCCCGGGGCGCAATCGTTTCAAAATACTGACTCAAGGCTGGATTGCCTTTGAACACTTCGGCATCGGTCGTAGGCAAATGGTAATCGCGCATCAGCCGCTGTTTGCGGATCAGCGGCAGCTCAATCACGCGCGCCTTCACGCCCGCCAGCCAATCAGCACCGGGCACCAATGGCATGAGGTCCGGGTCCGGAAAATAACGGTAATCGTGCGCGTCCTCCTTGGTGCGCATTTGCTCGGTGATGCCCGCCACGTCATCCCAGCGGCGGGTGGATTGCGGCAATTTTTCGCCGCGAGACAGAGCCTCAATCTGGCGCGGAATTTCATGCTCCAAGGCGCGGCGCACTCCCGAGAAACTGTTCATGTTTTTGATCTCAATTTTCGAGCCGAGCCGCGTGCTGCCTCGCGGACGCACACTCACGTTGACGTCGCAGCGCACCATGCCTTTTTCCATGTCGCAGTCGCTGATGCCGCCCTGACGCAAAATTTCGGTCAACGCATTGAGATAGGCGTAAGCCATATCCGCACTGGTGAGATCGGGTTCGGAGACGATCTCCAGCAAGGGCACGCCGGCCCGGTTAAAATCCACGCCGCTATGCCGTTCAAAGTGCGTGTTCTTGCCGACGTCCTCTTCCAGGTGCGCGCGAGTGATGCGCACTTTTTCCGTCCGCCCGTTCCATTCAAATTCCACAAAACCGTTCACCGTGCTGGGTTTGTCGTATTGGGTGATTTGATAATTCTTGGCGACGTCCGGATAGAAATAGCTTTTGCGATCGAACTTGGCGAAGCCCGGCACCTCGCAATTCAGCAGGTAACCGGTCAGCACGGTTAGGCGGATGGCTTCCTCATTGGGCACGGGCAACACGCCGGGCATTCCGAGGCAAACCGGGCAAACGTTGGTGTTCGGCTCCGCGCCAAACGTGTTGGCGCAACCGCACCACATCTTGGATTTCGTTTTGAGTTGGACGTGGGTTTCCAGTCCGATTACCGCTTCGTATTCCGTCATGGCGGGTAGAGTTTAACCACGAACCGACGCGCAGGAACACGAATTTTTCATCACTGCTGCGATTGAACGACATGGGACGATTATAGCGGTTTAATTAAAGTTGTCGCCGTGGCCCCGAACGAGTGTAACCCCATGAAGGTGGGGTCCGGATGGGGAATGGCGCCTCTGTCCGCGAGGTTTTGGACTGCGGCAGTCCCCTGCCGCTTTCCGATCGCGTGCTGCTGATTCCACAGCGGCAGAAGACTGCCGCAGTTCAAAGCGCGGTCGCGCCGGTGCTCGTCCCGAACCCAGAGCGGTCGTCCGTTTGACCCCAACGCTTGGCTTGAGGTTGGAAGGCCCGCTGCGTCATGTCAGCGGTTATAGAAATACTTAAATATACGGCAGAGCGCTTCGAGGCGCGCTTGTCGGCTGGACGAAGCCTACGCTGCCGTTGATACTCGTCCGATGAAAACGGTTCTGGTGGCATTTCTGTCCTTGGCCTCGCTGGTCGCCAGTGCGGCTCAACCCGAAATCGTCTCGGTGCAAAAAATCTGGGATCAAGGCGCGCACAACGCGTTCACCGATATCATCCGCTTTCAAGATCGCTGGTTTTGCTGTTTCCGCGAGGCGGCGGCGCATGTGGGCGGCGACGGTGAATTGCGGATTCTGGAATCAGCGGATGGTGAACGCTGGCAGTCTGCGGCGTTGCTCGTAGAAACGGGAATTGATCTGCGCGATCCCAAACTTTCCATCACGTCCGCGGGGCAATTGATGCTCGTGGCGGGCGGCTCGATTTATCGCGGCACGAAGAAATTACAGGGCGCACAACCGCGAGTGGCCTTCTCGAAAGATGGACGGGATTGGTCGTCGCCGCGGCAGGTGCTGGTGAATGGCGAATGGTTGTGGCGGGTTACCTGGCATGAGGGGCAGGCGTATGGCGTGTCTTATCACGTCGCGCTGCAATCGCCAGACTCCCGACCGCCACTCCAGTTGTTCCGCAGCGCGAACGGATCGGATTGGAAATCCCTCGCTACATTCGACCTGACCGGCTTTCCCAATGAGGCCACGCTCCGCTTTTTGCGCGACGGCACGGCGCTGATGTTGGTGCGTCGCGATGCAAGCGATCAAGGAGCGTGGATTGGTTCCAGTCGCGCGCCCTATTCGGATTGGAAGTTTACGCCCACGCCGGTGCGGATTGGCGGACCGAATTTCATCGAGCTGCCGGACGGGACTCTGGTGGCCAGCGGACGGGATTATGCCGCGGGCAAAGTTACCTGCGCCCTGTTCGAGATGACCCACGATAGTTTAAAGTCGGTCCTGGCCTTGCCGAGTGGTGGCGATTGCAGCTATCCCGGCTTGGTTTGGCATGACGGATGGCTCTGGGTCAGCTACTACTCATCGCATGAAGGCAAATCCAGCATTTACCTGGCGAAAGTGAAGTGGCCGCTGCGTTAGCGACGAATCGAAGCCCATCACTTCATCAATCAGCGCTTCGTCTCATTCCTCGATCGGAGACCCTTCGCGCTTGCTGCGAGTGCGCTTGAAACCTAACTTGCGTTCCGAATGAACCGATTTCAGGTCGTTAAATTTTCCACGCCGGATGAGCTGGCGCATGAAGTGGCGAAACTTTGGCTGCAAGAACTGGCCCAAAGCGCGGCGGCAAAGCGACCGCACTTCGTCGCCCTGTCGGGCGGTCGCATTACACTGAGGTTTTTCGCCGAAGTCATCCAGCAATCGCCCGCGTTTCAGCTCTCGTGGCGGGACGTGCATTTCTTTTGGGCTGATGAGCGTTGCGTACCTCCTGACGATCCCGAGAGCAGCTATGGCGTGGCGCGCGCTAAATTTTTTCAACCACTCGGCCTGGCCGATGCGCAGATTCATCGCGTACGCGGGGAGCTGGCGCCAACGCAAGCTGCGGTTCAGGCCGAAGCAGAGCTTAAACAGCTGGTGCCGCAGAATGTCGCCGGACAACCGACGCTCGATTTGATTTTCCTCGGCATGGGCGAGGACGGTCATGTAGCGTCCCTGTTTCCGCGCGAAACCGAAAGTGAACGGAACGATCCCGCTATTTACCGGGTCATTGAAAATTCTCCCAAACCACCGCCGACCCGGGTGACGCTGGGTTATCCCGCGATCTGCGCCGCCCGGCAGGTATGGGTGCTCGCCTCCGGTTCGGGAAAAGAAGCAGCGCTGCGAGAATCACTGATGACAATGGGCACAACGCCATTGGCCCGTGTGTTGCAACAACGCGCACCCACACGCATTTTTACGGAGTTGCCGACGCCTTAATGCGGCGTCGGATTTTCCACCGCTTCAGTCTCCTTGGGCGCAACATAAAGCCCGCTGCCTTCCAGTCCGGCCACGATCATGTCCACGGTGCGTTCAACCGCACCGCGACTTTTCTGCGCAATTATCGCTCCGTTTTGCCCGAGTTGTTCCCGTTGCTTGGGCTGCGTCAATAGTTGTTCCAAGGTGGTTTCCAATTCCTTTGCGTCGTGAACTTGGCGGGCCGCCTGAGCCGTCAGCAGCACGTTCACCACGTCCCGGAAGTTCTGCATGTTTGGCCCAAACACCGTGGCTTTCCCGAGCGCGCACGGTTCGATGGGATTCTGGCCGCCGCGCGCGGTGAGACTTTTGCCCACGAACACCACGGTGGCGTGTTCGTAGAAGGCTCGTAATTCGCCGGTGGTGTTCACGATCAAGCAATCTCCCACGCTCGCGCGGTCGTTCCTGTGATCACGTAAATCTGTTCGCAGCGCATAACCAATCTTGAGCGATTGCACCACGCGTTCCACTTCCCGGGTGCGTTCGAAGTGTCGCGGCACCAGCACGAGAAACAGGTCGGGAATCCGTTGTCGCAAGCGGAGAAAAATCTCTCCCAACAAGGCTTCCTCACCGTCATGCGTGCTGCCGCAAACAAGAACGGGCGCTCCTGCGCGCGCGCCTGCTTGCGTCAGCAGCGCGGGCACATCGGGATGGTGGACTTCGGTGGCGTGCGCCGCGTCAAATTTCAAGCTGCCGGTCACCCGCACCGCTTCGGGCCGACAACCGACGGCTTGCAGGCGTTTCGCGTCCGCCTCGGACTGCGCGCCCACGCCGTTGAAGGTGGCAAACAGGGAGCGAAACAGAAAACCGTAGCGTCGGTAACGGCGGAACGAGCGATCGGACATGCGGGCGTTGACCAGAAAGAGCGGAGTGCGTTGGGATCTGACGCGCCAGATGAAGTTGGGCCAGATTTCGGCTTCCACCAGCACAATCGCCGAGGGATGCACCACCGCCTGAGCGCGGGCCACGTAACTGCGGCGGTCAATCGGGTAGTAAATTTTGCTGATGCTGGTGGGCAGCCGTTTTTTTAATTCGCCCATGCCGGTGGTGGTGGTGGTCGAGACGACGATTTTGGCGTTGGGCAGGCGGGCTTCAAGCGCGTGGATGAGTTGAATGCACAGCCCGACTTCACCCACGCTGACGGCGTGCAACCAGAGCGTTTGGCGATTGGTCAGCGCCTGCTTTAACTTGGTATCGTATTGGGCGAACCGTTCGCCGAAACCTTTGAACCAATTACCCCGACGCCAGAGTCGCCAAAAGTAATACGGCGCGCTGACAATGAAGCCAAACAGGAACAGAATGTTGTAAAGAGTGCGCACGCGCGGCCAACAAGTTGTCGGGAGGACAGTTTCGGAAAAATCAGCCGAGCGTAAAGAAAATGTTTTTGAAAGTCCCGGCGACGAGTTGCCTTGGGCGCGGTTTGGTTTTCAAGCCGAATGATTCTGCCGCTGGCTTCCCTGGGGCAAAACAATAATGCGGACAAAGGGCCATCCTCCCGGTTGACACGGCCTTTTGGTGCGAGCAGAATCGGACTGTGCCCTGAGCGTTGCTTGCGTCGAGAGATTCGAGGGGCATGCCGGAAACCATTATGTTGATGCGATCACTATTCCTCGCCGGCTCGCTGATCTTGCTCACGTCTTGCGCCTCTTCTGAGCCATTCGTGATGAAACCGCTGCGTGAGGATGATCCAAAAGGTCTCAAACTGCCGCGGGGTGTTCCACGCGGGGTTGATTCCGAGGGCAATGTGGTTTCGTTAGATTACCGGTTTACCACGCCAGAATACGAGCGCGCGGCCATCCAATTGGTGTTGCAGGAGGCTAATCGGGTGGCGGAAGACATGCGGTTTGATGATGAAGTGTTGCCCATCACGGAAACCAATGTAATCCATGTACGCGTCTCGCCCTTTGGTTTCAGTTATAAATTCAACGTGTTAGGGGGAGTCGTTTACACGTCAAACTACATTTATAAAATTGGCCGAGCCAACAAATTCAGCGGACTGGTGGTGGCTAACTATGACCAAACCTGTCTGAAACTAAACAAGGCGCTTGTACCTTTGGAGCAAATGGATACCAATGCCGCCTTTCAGTTGGCGACGCAGTGGCTGACGGTTGCTGGCGTTGACGTGCCTAGATTGAATCGAGAGTGTAAGGCGCAGGTGGCCGTTTCTCCGCACTGGAGTGGTCTTGGGAAACTCGGTAATGCGCCAACAAGGGATTTCGCGCCGATATACTTCGTGTGGTGGACGCCGTACGATGATCGTGTCAAATTTGGCGGAGCGAGTGTGGAGCTTTTTCTTCCAACGAAAAAACTGCTGCAGCTAGATGTTCGCGAATCAAAATACGTTTTGCGAAACCCGGTGGTCTTCACCAATCTCGATTCGTTTTTTCCTGGAACTGGCCGGGTCACTGTTTTCCCCAAGAAAGCACTCGGCCCTGTTTACTACAGGCTTGACCATAATGGACCGTGAAGCTCGCCGAAACAAAACGTGGTCACGCAATGGCTGACTACGGCGCGGGATGGCCATCGCGGTTTTGAATCAAGACTGCGGGACATGCTGAGCCGGATCGCTCTCTTGATGACTATCGCCGGGAGGTCGGTTCGCTCGGAACAGTCCCAAGTCCCTTAAAATCCCTCTTGTCAGTCGGCTTGGCCCTGCTATTTTGTCCGCTCTTTATGAGAGTTGACATTCATCCGAAGTACGTGGATGCGGAAATCCGATGTGCCTGTGGCAACGTGATCAAGACGCGTTCCACCAAGTCCACGGTCATCGTCGGCATCTGCAACGTGTGCCATCCGTTCTACACGGGGCAGCAGAAGTTTGTGGATACGGCCGGGCGCGTGGACAAGTTCCAACAACGCGCCGCCAAGACCGCCGCCGCCCAGGCCGCGTTCGAGGCCGGCAAAAAGAAAAAGAAATAGCGCTTTTCCTTCCACCGCCCGCTTTTCCTCGCCGGAAGCAGCGGGCGGTTTCTTTTTTGGTGGCGACATTCATGAGAATGTGGCGCATCAATTTCAGCAGCCCGCGTTCGCACGAACGCCGCCACGGTGAACAATGGATTTCAAACCGCATATTGAAAAATTCCGTCGTCGCTTTGCGGAAGTGGAAGCTTCGCTCAGCGAGCCGACGCTTTTTGATCATCCGCAGCGCGCGCAAGAGCTGACCCGGGAGTACGCGCGCTTGAAGGATTTGGTGACTGCCGGAGTCGCTTATGTGAAAGCGCAGAATGATCTCGCGGAGAATCGGGCGCTGCTCGCGAGTGAACCTGCCGAATCCGAGCTGGCGCAACTGGCCCGGGAAGAGGTGGCGCGGTTGGAAACCGAAACCGAGCAGCTCGGACAACAATTGCGGTTTGGTTTGGTGCCGCCCGAGCCGACGGATTCCCGGAATACCATCGTGGAAATTCGCGCGGGAGCGGGCGGTTCGGAGTCCGCGTTGTTCGCCGCTGATTTGTATCGGATGTACACGCGCTACGCCGAGGCGCGCGGTTGGAAGGTTGAGACGATGGATGCCAACCCTTCCGATCTTGGCGGTTTCAAGGAAATTGTTTTTCAGATCAGCGGTCAGGATGTGTTCAAGACGTTGAAACACGAGAGCGGCGTGCATCGCGTGCAGCGCGTGCCCGCCACGGAAGCGCAAGGGCGCATTCACACCAGCACCGCCACGGTGGCCGTGCTGCCCGAAGCCGAGGAAGTGGACGTGGAAATCAAGCCGGACGATATCGAGGTCAGCGTGTGTCGCGCCTCCGGCAAAGGCGGGCAGGGGGTGAACACCACCGATTCCGCCGTGCAAATCCACCATAAAGCCAGCGGCCTGATTGTGCGCATCGCCGACGAGCGTTCGCAGATCAAGAATCGCGCCAAGGCGATGACCGTACTGCGTTCGCGTTTGCTCGAACGCAAGATTGCCGAGGAAAACGCCAAGTACGCCGCCGACCGCAAAAGTCAGGTGGGCACGGGCGAGCGCAACGAGAAAATCCGTACTTACAATTTTCCGCAGAACCGCGTCACGGATCATCGCATCGAAATTACGCTCTATAATTTGTCGAACTTCATTGACGGCGACATGGACGGCCTGATCGTTCCGCTCATGACGAATGAGATGGAGGAAAAGTTGAAGGCGTTGAGGGTATGAATTCTGAATTCAGGAGCCAGAAGCCAGAAGCTGAAATGCCCTCGGAGCAGCGCGCGCCAGCGCGAAGTTTTGAGCAACTTATCGTCTGGCGGAAGGCGCATCAATTGGTTCTTGCTGCTTACCGGTTCACTGAGAATTTCCCGCGCAAGGAAACCTACGGACTGACCTCGCAACTGCGTCGGGCGGCGGTTTCCGTTCCTGCGAATATTGCGGAAGGCTTCAAGAAGCGGAGTCGCGCCGACAAAGCCCGATTCTTGAATATCGCCCAGGGTTCGCTTGAAGAATGTCGTTACTATTTTATTCTCGCACGGGATTTGAATTACGGCGACACAACCGAACTGGTTTCACAACTTGCTGAAGTCAGCAAATTGCTTGAAGCCTACGCGGCAAAAATTCTGACTTCCGGCTTCTGAATTCTGACTCCTATTTATGACTCCCCAAGGATTGATTTTTGATTGTGATGGCACGCTGGCCAACACCATGCCGCTGCACTGGCGCGCGTGGCAGATGGTGATTCGACGACATGGATTGGTCTTTCCTGAAGACCGTTTCTATTCACTCGGCGGCGTGCCCTCGCGCGACATCCTCAAAATGCTTGCCCAGGAACAAGGCCGCTCGCTGGATCACATTGCGGTGGCGCATGAAAAAGAGGAGGCGTATCTGCCGTTGATGGCCGAGGTGGAACCCATTCACGCGGTCGTTGAAATCGCCCGGACGCATCACGGTAAAATTCCCCTGGCCGTCGCGTCCGGCGGAACGCAGGCCATCGTCGGCAAGGTGCTCGAGCACCTGGGGATTCGTGAATGGTTCGATGCGATCGTGACCAGCGAAATGGTGA
Coding sequences:
- a CDS encoding prepilin-type N-terminal cleavage/methylation domain-containing protein, with protein sequence MSTPHQTIINRSHPVPRERRGFTLIELLVVIAIIAILAAMLLPALSRAKQKAHGISCLNNHRQLTLAWRMYTEDANDNLLFAYGGAVQNALTPYTWVQGNMVSDPTNTIYFDISPLAKYGANSHKLWKCPEDRTKHVRSMSMNYMVGGNGETAPDYYGMWTDAKRFRLFRKYSAIINPAMTWVLLDERPTLINDAFFVVDLGNYDNPRAMSLIDHPGIQHGRSCSFSFADGHSEIKRWHDGPFLTPNPTGRVPAPNSADLRWLLERTSQKL
- a CDS encoding four helix bundle protein; this translates as MPSEQRAPARSFEQLIVWRKAHQLVLAAYRFTENFPRKETYGLTSQLRRAAVSVPANIAEGFKKRSRADKARFLNIAQGSLEECRYYFILARDLNYGDTTELVSQLAEVSKLLEAYAAKILTSGF
- a CDS encoding 3-deoxy-D-manno-octulosonic acid transferase; this translates as MRTLYNILFLFGFIVSAPYYFWRLWRRGNWFKGFGERFAQYDTKLKQALTNRQTLWLHAVSVGEVGLCIQLIHALEARLPNAKIVVSTTTTTGMGELKKRLPTSISKIYYPIDRRSYVARAQAVVHPSAIVLVEAEIWPNFIWRVRSQRTPLFLVNARMSDRSFRRYRRYGFLFRSLFATFNGVGAQSEADAKRLQAVGCRPEAVRVTGSLKFDAAHATEVHHPDVPALLTQAGARAGAPVLVCGSTHDGEEALLGEIFLRLRQRIPDLFLVLVPRHFERTREVERVVQSLKIGYALRTDLRDHRNDRASVGDCLIVNTTGELRAFYEHATVVFVGKSLTARGGQNPIEPCALGKATVFGPNMQNFRDVVNVLLTAQAARQVHDAKELETTLEQLLTQPKQREQLGQNGAIIAQKSRGAVERTVDMIVAGLEGSGLYVAPKETEAVENPTPH
- the rpmE gene encoding 50S ribosomal protein L31 — protein: MRVDIHPKYVDAEIRCACGNVIKTRSTKSTVIVGICNVCHPFYTGQQKFVDTAGRVDKFQQRAAKTAAAQAAFEAGKKKKK
- the pgl gene encoding 6-phosphogluconolactonase — encoded protein: MNRFQVVKFSTPDELAHEVAKLWLQELAQSAAAKRPHFVALSGGRITLRFFAEVIQQSPAFQLSWRDVHFFWADERCVPPDDPESSYGVARAKFFQPLGLADAQIHRVRGELAPTQAAVQAEAELKQLVPQNVAGQPTLDLIFLGMGEDGHVASLFPRETESERNDPAIYRVIENSPKPPPTRVTLGYPAICAARQVWVLASGSGKEAALRESLMTMGTTPLARVLQQRAPTRIFTELPTP
- the gatB gene encoding Asp-tRNA(Asn)/Glu-tRNA(Gln) amidotransferase subunit GatB, producing the protein MTEYEAVIGLETHVQLKTKSKMWCGCANTFGAEPNTNVCPVCLGMPGVLPVPNEEAIRLTVLTGYLLNCEVPGFAKFDRKSYFYPDVAKNYQITQYDKPSTVNGFVEFEWNGRTEKVRITRAHLEEDVGKNTHFERHSGVDFNRAGVPLLEIVSEPDLTSADMAYAYLNALTEILRQGGISDCDMEKGMVRCDVNVSVRPRGSTRLGSKIEIKNMNSFSGVRRALEHEIPRQIEALSRGEKLPQSTRRWDDVAGITEQMRTKEDAHDYRYFPDPDLMPLVPGADWLAGVKARVIELPLIRKQRLMRDYHLPTTDAEVFKGNPALSQYFETIAPRAKNPKSAANWLINNLLAQLSELNNAEKAEQAALGLEIEDMKLSGLADLKFQPEALLELIHLVEAKTISSSAAQQVFAEMFATGKAPDAVVKEKGLAQVSDTVTIEKFCEEAIAANAKIVADYQSGKTAALNSLKGQVMKLSRGKANPILVGEILERKLKGQ
- a CDS encoding HAD-IA family hydrolase, translating into MTPQGLIFDCDGTLANTMPLHWRAWQMVIRRHGLVFPEDRFYSLGGVPSRDILKMLAQEQGRSLDHIAVAHEKEEAYLPLMAEVEPIHAVVEIARTHHGKIPLAVASGGTQAIVGKVLEHLGIREWFDAIVTSEMVMKQKPAPDIFLEAARRIGVKPEFCRAYEDTELGLQAIRAAGMEAVDVRQWHRTNP
- a CDS encoding LamG domain-containing protein, translated to MKKRYRSLNRVSAAALVAVGLALLPAAYADQLARFDFSEGAGYTTTDPNTGLLGNLGQAFDPNVDYAQLMDASPSGLPGDRCLTNSGTAFLIADASATPVLDIREGPITMETWIYIDGSTAALAAQGMVAYGSSYKMGLKGGWQVFTLFGIADITNTVTGMLPTDQWVHAAAAWEPGVGVHFYVNGDETFVEYTNSVSARAPLNQYLGLGSEGTGNGTVAAFDRIRIHHALLTASDLDNVAATVKAPLPSTLISYNFDEANFPCKNAIAPELPAEPAPAFLAAQTGPAWSSDSPTGQAGDFSLDFLNQTFSIRQYITFPGAAPLDLSVNGNSYTLQAWVKLPTTGIDARRVIYRTANPTPQVSLSINVDRGLHTTLYGNADFASSVIVPNDNRWHHVAAVMDYGNAQLHFYLDGILRQTVARTKDGGSATANPASPLTIGKESDTAFFRGSLDRVIIDNNALSAAELDFPAIPGLATFPTLASHPTNTTANLGDTVVFTAAPHSDTPVSVRWYYREHLADPVGTPLDEQTTTLTLNNITANDLGFYSLMVTNAVGVVESYAARLQWTPTPGLIDFEAPTYAVGALDGQNNWVTDANTDAARVLTATEIAAELSAAGLTAGDFVHSGNQALVVGLSGAGSSSIRPIAGLENTQNITFDFWARPLAGPVNGNIFITVENAAGTRAAGVRFGPNTSIDYGLVSGGWVPTGLTWDSTNWYHLKFELDYAARTYNFYVDDVRQNLNPVPFYSAASDSFRQIRVFRGANQVGALIDDMNITSGLRITSITTENNQVTIHWEGGLAPYQLQRRSALDAGDWENVGSTVNGTEASDTINSGAMFYRVQGN
- a CDS encoding exo-alpha-sialidase, translating into MKTVLVAFLSLASLVASAAQPEIVSVQKIWDQGAHNAFTDIIRFQDRWFCCFREAAAHVGGDGELRILESADGERWQSAALLVETGIDLRDPKLSITSAGQLMLVAGGSIYRGTKKLQGAQPRVAFSKDGRDWSSPRQVLVNGEWLWRVTWHEGQAYGVSYHVALQSPDSRPPLQLFRSANGSDWKSLATFDLTGFPNEATLRFLRDGTALMLVRRDASDQGAWIGSSRAPYSDWKFTPTPVRIGGPNFIELPDGTLVASGRDYAAGKVTCALFEMTHDSLKSVLALPSGGDCSYPGLVWHDGWLWVSYYSSHEGKSSIYLAKVKWPLR
- the prfA gene encoding peptide chain release factor 1, giving the protein MDFKPHIEKFRRRFAEVEASLSEPTLFDHPQRAQELTREYARLKDLVTAGVAYVKAQNDLAENRALLASEPAESELAQLAREEVARLETETEQLGQQLRFGLVPPEPTDSRNTIVEIRAGAGGSESALFAADLYRMYTRYAEARGWKVETMDANPSDLGGFKEIVFQISGQDVFKTLKHESGVHRVQRVPATEAQGRIHTSTATVAVLPEAEEVDVEIKPDDIEVSVCRASGKGGQGVNTTDSAVQIHHKASGLIVRIADERSQIKNRAKAMTVLRSRLLERKIAEENAKYAADRKSQVGTGERNEKIRTYNFPQNRVTDHRIEITLYNLSNFIDGDMDGLIVPLMTNEMEEKLKALRV